A genomic window from Elaeis guineensis isolate ETL-2024a chromosome 3, EG11, whole genome shotgun sequence includes:
- the LOC105035588 gene encoding dihydrolipoyllysine-residue acetyltransferase component 4 of pyruvate dehydrogenase complex, chloroplastic codes for MAANSSAAPFLSFSSSLSCPSPSRRLLPLPVRRGSPPLRRRIPAVQAKIREIFMPALSSTMTEGKIVSWVKAEGDRLSKGESVVVVESDKADMDVETFYDGILAAIVVPEGETAPVGAPIGLLAESEDEVPLAKAQAQSQSQVQSHSSSPPSPPPPSDPTPSPAPTAAVKPEAEGPRKAVATPYAKKLAKQHRVDIEKVVGTGPHGRITPADVEAAAGIPPKKPIAPAPTSAPAATPVTPSPAPTTATKASAAPLPPIPGSTVVPFTTMQTAVSKNMVESLSVPTFRVGYPVMTDALDALYEKIKSKGVTMTVLLAKAAAMALAQHPVINATCKDGKSFTYNSSINIAVAVAIDGGLITPVLQDADKLDIYLLSQRWKELVSKARSKQLLPNEYNLGTFTLSNLGMFGVDRFDAILPPGQGAIMAVGASKPTVVADGDGFFTIKNKMLVNVTADHRIIYGADLAAFLQTFSKIVENPESLTV; via the exons ATGGCGGCCAACTCCTCCGCCGCCcccttcctctccttctcctcctccctctcctGCCCCTCCCCCAGTCGCCGCCTCCTCCCCCTCCCCGTCCGCCGCGGCTCGCCGCCCCTCCGCCGCCGGATCCCGGCCGTCCAGGCCAAGATCCGGGAGATCTTCATGCCGGCCCTCAGCTCCACCATGACGGAGGGTAAGATCGTGTCCTGGGTCAAGGCCGAGGGCGACCGCCTCTCCAAAGGCGAAAGCGTTGTCGTCGTCGAGTCCGACAAGGCCGACATGGACGTCGAGACCTTCTACGACGGCATCCTCGCCGCCATCGTCGTCCCCGAAGGCGAGACGGCCCCCGTCGGTGCCCCCATCGGCCTCCTTGCCGAGTCCGAGGATGAGGTCCCCCTCGCCAAGGCCCAGGCCCAGTCCCAGTCGCAGGTCCAGTCCcactcctcttctcctccttctccccCTCCTCCTTCCGATCCCACCCCTTCCCCAGCTCCGACGGCAGCGGTGAAACCGGAGGCGGAGGGCCCGAGGAAGGCCGTGGCCACGCCCTATGCCAAGAAGCTCGCCAAGCAGCATAGGGTGGACATCGAGAAGGTGGTCGGGACCGGGCCTCACGGGAGGATTACTCCTGCCGATGTCGAGGCTGCTGCTGGGATCCCGCCCAAGAAGCCTATTGCTCCGGCTCCAACTTCAGCTCCTGCTGCGACTCCAGTTACTCCATCACCAGCTCCAACTACTGCCACCAAAGCTTCTGCGGCTCCTTTGCCACCAATTCCGGGTTCGACTGTTGTTCCCTTCACCACTATGCAGACAGCTGTGTCCAAGAATATGGTGGAGAGCCTCTCAGTGCCTACCTTCCGTGTAGGTTATCCTGTGATGACCGATGCCCTTGATGCTCTCTATGAAAAG ATCAAGTCGAAGGGAGTCACTATGACCGTACTGTTGGCCAAGGCTGCAGCAATGGCACTCGCGCAGCATCCAGTCATCAATGCCACCTGCAAGGATGGGAAGAGTTTCACTTACAATAGCAGCATTAACATTGCAGTGGCGGTAGCAATTGATGGTGGACTTATTACTCCTGTTCTCCAAGACGCAGATAAG TTGGATATTTACCTTCTGTCTCAAAGATGGAAGGAGCTTGTAAGCAAGGCTCGTTCTAAACAGCTTTTGCCCAATGAGTACAATTTAG GAACATTTACTTTATCAAATTTGGGTATGTTTGGCGTGGACAGGTTTGATGCTATCCTTCCTCCCGGTCAG GGAGCTATCATGGCTGTGGGAGCTTCAAAACCCACTGTTGTtgctgatggagatggtttttttaCTATTAAGAATAAAATGCTG